In Spirochaeta isovalerica, one DNA window encodes the following:
- a CDS encoding WD40/YVTN/BNR-like repeat-containing protein, protein MKSISSVIPLLLLLGILFLSCDIETPDLSNPYVINGNKSLVNAITPEADGGFNIMAFSSYGNIVLAGAAHSFLYLSENGGEDWYTVNGLEKQEYWTGVGVSENGEYLYVAGQDLYISSDSGKTWRVYDYGEGYDGDANIQLSNDGSTLLTMGVHRVDEVNFSTDYGYTWTDKILGGGNLDSIGVSSNGRIMAALTYSGPLWLSSNSGALWNEISLENRQWEDMALSADGEHIVIAEFGGLIDPLSPGISYSEDSGTTWEYNTITALSRITDVCIFDDGDIIIASGNLIDEPIVISDDQGESWTQIDKPETENPSGWPEYEIFYSETGTDIWALEKGYSLWHSTDGGSSWTKELQGN, encoded by the coding sequence AAATCTATTTCATCTGTCATTCCATTGCTTCTTCTTTTGGGGATTTTATTCCTTTCATGTGATATAGAAACGCCGGATCTATCAAACCCTTATGTGATTAATGGAAACAAATCTCTGGTTAATGCCATAACTCCAGAAGCTGATGGCGGATTTAATATTATGGCCTTCTCTTCTTATGGCAATATTGTTCTGGCGGGAGCTGCCCATAGTTTTCTCTATCTGTCAGAAAATGGTGGTGAAGACTGGTACACAGTAAACGGCCTGGAAAAACAGGAATACTGGACAGGCGTAGGTGTTTCAGAAAACGGAGAATATCTCTATGTGGCTGGTCAGGACTTGTATATTTCTTCCGACTCTGGCAAAACATGGCGTGTTTATGATTACGGGGAAGGCTACGACGGAGACGCTAATATTCAATTATCCAATGATGGATCTACTTTACTGACAATGGGTGTTCATCGTGTTGATGAAGTCAATTTTTCTACTGATTACGGCTATACATGGACTGATAAAATTCTCGGAGGAGGAAATCTCGATTCCATTGGAGTCTCATCAAATGGCAGAATAATGGCGGCATTAACTTATAGTGGCCCGTTATGGCTATCTTCAAATAGCGGGGCTCTCTGGAACGAAATTTCTTTGGAAAACAGGCAATGGGAAGATATGGCACTCAGTGCAGACGGCGAGCATATTGTTATTGCCGAATTCGGCGGTCTTATTGATCCCCTGTCTCCGGGAATAAGTTATTCGGAGGATAGCGGAACTACCTGGGAATACAATACTATTACCGCTCTGTCCAGAATAACTGATGTTTGTATCTTTGATGATGGAGACATAATTATCGCTTCCGGTAATCTGATAGATGAACCTATCGTCATTTCAGACGATCAGGGTGAATCCTGGACTCAGATTGATAAACCGGAAACCGAAAATCCTTCCGGCTGGCCGGAATATGAAATCTTTTATTCAGAAACCGGAACAGATATCTGGGCACTTGAAAAGGGGTATTCTCTTTGGCATTCTACCGATGGTGGTTCTAGTTGGACTAAAGAACTTCAAGGGAATTAA